accGTTTTATTTTATGTTCTTTTAAATTGtagataataatttattactCTTATTAATTGGAGAACATTATataaaatggctaaaaacgCGCACAATTTTAACACcgtctttaaaaaaaatcacccagcgtctaatttttttaataatgttcAAAATTCTCATTTTATCCGCTccatcagagatgtatcaacgacgtattttttgaaatatcaaatatatatttacgatgtattttttatagataaaaataaaagcgtAATTTTTTCTCGTTTTGTCTGTtctgtatcagagatgtatgtATTTTTTCGAGGTATCAAATATGCATCCACGATATACTTAAATAAAGGcttaatcaacaaaaaataccaaacttgTACGTCTTGTGCCAGTTATAgttaaacctttaaaaatcaccagatttatccaaatcttatatgttctgttttttttagccatttttgaatcaaactattttttttacacTCTGTCGTCAACGTCactgccaactaagcaattgggtGACACGCCAACTGACATATTTAAATTAGGTTTGGCTAAAACTGACACAAGAGAAATAGGTTTGGTATCTTTAgatgaataaacctaattttaaaatcaaaccaatttttaaattcaataattagtaaattaattatattacttataaaattattatatatttaaaaataattaatatttttatttaataccaattaaaattaatctattttttttattaaacctaattaaatctaataaatttgttttataatatattataatgagtatgtaattaatttaattaataattaaaattaaaggataactttaaatttttagccatttttgattaaaaaaagtgaattaatatattacttaggaattaatgttgaattcAATTTGGTGAAAGTGTTTAATATTCATGATAATTTTGagcttgatttattatttttgatgttgttgagatcttgttataAGTGATAAATGTTGAGTTTAGGTAATAAAAAAAtggttatgtgtaaattaagatAAGTTTTTGATTATGCAGAGTAAAATGATATATGCGTCTATCCTTTATAAACATCATGTTATATATTGATACACATTATGGGCTTCACTttatagagaaaaaaaagtgagaaaaaaatcACACTGGTTTTTTAAATATGCAGTCTACTgagtaattcttttttttatgtgtaaagttgaattatgaacattgtcgtatgtttgttgtgtatatcaCTCTCAGGTTGTTCGTCAGAAGACGAACAATTGAATCTCAAACGGCGACGATGTCGACGGAACGGCgactaaaattttgaaaacataaatttaagatgaatataacattttttattttttaatagaatttaaattaattatatattcatcAAATATTATACAACATATTTATTAGAATCAATTAAGTTTAGTAagaaaattagattaattttaattagcgttaaataaaaatattagtttttttaaatatatatgaattttattataatataaattgaattcaaaaattagtttgattttaaaattaagtttattCACTTTTTTATACCAAAACTATgtattttgtgtcagttatagccaaatctaatttaaatatGTCATCTATCATGTCGGCCgacagccaattgcttagttggtaCTGACGTAGACTATATggtgtcaaaaaaaaattgttcgactcaaaaatggttaaaaaaaacagaacatataagatttgaataaatctggtgatttgtaaaggtttagctataactgacacaagatgtataggtttgacattttttggtgattaagtctTAGATAAAAATGTAGAAAGTgaaaagatttttatttttgaaacaaagatggttttttttatagatttagaGTGTGTTTTTAAAGAATTAgtagttttttgttttttgaacaATTTTGTGGTTTTATCTACTATATGCTACCTCCATCCACAGAAGattgttgatttttattttaagcattttaaattataaacatgtttctatttttaaaaattaattaactatatcAATATCTAAAATTAAATCTTGGAACAAGGATcccatcaaaataaattaatagacaaattttctataaattttaacctattttaaataacaatataatttttaaattttgacaatataagacattaattgataattttttgtaattcaaaATACCAAACTATTTAATACAAACTATCCATTTAAACGCCAAAAcaagatataattaatttaagacAATTAATTATACAACTCATTAtaacctatttttgatttttactaTAGAGCAAATGTTTATTAATtctaaaaaagatataaaactAATATGGATAATACATTCAAGATTAAAAATGTgcaaaaaccaaaattaagccaGATCAAATTGAAAACTTAAACAGTAAAATTGATTTGAGTGATTCTATGttagaaaaagaaattatattttaatttaattttgaaaataattttttatttaaattttaccaAAGTAAATATATAGAGCAGACCAACTAGTCCgtttcaatttgaaattatttgacttattaaaatttcactttaatttatttaaaaataatattcagtttgatttaatttaattttaaccgAGTGCACTTTTATAACCAATTAAACTTCTTTTAGTAAAAAGTAAACAATcttattttttagatattttttaataaacccTATATCAAAATAACCAAATTAGCATCTAGCTAGGGAAGGTAAAAGAAGCAAGACCGAGACATGAAAAACAACAACGACTCATATGACAACAACCCACTGGCTAACTCAATTCGTGCATTGCCGTACTTCTGCAATGCACCTGGTCAGAATTAGGCTATGTTACTTTAGCCCATGGCATAGGTGAGAAGTATAATAATACCATAATTAGTTATaatactattaaataaaaataaataaaaaattataatatttaaaatattgattatatattttaactgtgtaaaaataaaataggtaaTCATCTTAAGAAGAGGAAGTAGAATTAAACCAGAATCGAATTTCgattgttttacttaaattttgatgtgattaattattttaaacacaTCGAAATGCAATTAAACTAAtagaaattcattttttaaaatgtattttgaaatgtttaattaggtttcaatTGATTTAATCGGATTTTggagtgtttaattagatttcggttggtttaattgagttttaattggttttaatttataattttatttaattataatatttaaatgaaaaaaagtgtgaaaatgattaaaaaattcataaatataaaattggtaagtattttaaacattaaggctgtttttgaatttttttttctatgtgCGACGTCATCCCTTAATTGAGATTTTGGTCAGAAgagtttttttattcaatttaaaaagtttgagaGTTAATTTGTATTATAAATAAGTTAAAGGGCTGTCTCGTATTTTTTGAGAAAGTTCAGAGGTATTTTTATACCTTCGGCCAAACAAAATACTCAGGCGATAGTGTTGAAGCTAGCAGGCCCACAATGGGTAAACTTTGCTTAAAAGCAACTGAAAAACCGAAGAAAATCCAACATGGATTACCTCGATCTCACCAACACAAGATCAAACAGAAGTGTTCAGCTTAATCAGAAACATGGGTTTTGAaagaatgatgatgatgatgatgataggGTTAGTGTTTTATTGGAACTTGTTGGGTTGTACTGTATCAGAGTCTGACAAGTATGTGTCAGGAATTGGAGACCCAGAAATGAAGAATCCTAATGTGAGAGTGGCGATAGAAGCTTGGAATTTCTGCAATGAAGTTGGCTTTGAAGCTCCTCAAATGGGCAGCCCTAGGTTGGCTGATTGTGCTGATTTATCTTGCCCATCATTTTCTGGTATTTATTTCTCCTTttgcatttcaacttttttactttttttttattttgataatcgGATAGGAGAACGTTTGTAGCAGGAATCGAATTCACAACCTTATAGTTTGCCTTATGTATGTGGGTAGTTGTATTCgactattaaataaaataaataaatatttactaattttagatatttttaaaattatttaatagatTTTAAATGATATATAGTTGATAAGTTAAACagttaagaattaaaaaatataattttttatttaattaagttaagtagagtttttaagtttttttttttatggatttCCCTCCAAATATGGactaattcattttaataataagCTAAGATGCTAAATAGTCGTGtgttattattactattaatcaggtcattcattttttttgcagcaattaataaaataactggaccaaattttattttacttcgTGATATATTTGTCAATTCTGTAGTAGTTTTAGATATATTGATTAATTATGCGCATAATAAAATGAAAACGTTAATTCTGTGAACATAAGTTGCATACCAACCATTTTGAATCTGTTTATGTAATTTATAGCAATGCATTTGTTGCACTATTGCATATAACGTAGAAAATTACATAAAGTTTTGACTTGCTCAACAATATTTCTGTAGCTTCATCTCTAAATTTACAGATTCACCGAGTCGCAATTTCTTTGATAATCTAAGCAAATGTGAAGTGCATCATAAAGTGAATGACTCAGATAACAGCTTAGGAGCGGGAGATAAGTTTCCAATACCTGATTTTGAATCATATAAAGACCCTGACTTGTTCGCTATGGAGAAGGAGCTATATCTTGCTTCTCTATGCGAGGTTCGTGAATCCCCAAAACCATGGCATTTTTGGATGATTATGCTAAAAAATGGCAATTTCGACAAAAACACTACACTCTGTCCCGAAAATGGCAAGAAAGTAAGTAAAATTATAACAAGTAGAAACTTTCCGTGTTTTGGTAAAGGATGTATGAATCAGCCACTTATTTATCATAACTACTCGCGATTAGTTTTTGATGGGGACAAATCTGCATCTTTGACTGGAGGTTATTATGGAACGTATGATCTTGATGCTGATTTGAGCAAAGGTGTAGGAAAATACTCGTATTTTTCAGTTACTTGGCGGAAGAATTTGAGCACCAGGAGTTGGATTTTCTCGCACAGGCTAACAACATCTGCAAAGTATCCCTGGCTTATGCTATACCTACGTTCAGATGCAACGCACGGATTCAATGGTGGTTATCACTACAATGGCAGGGGTGTTATGAGAAAGGTCTGCTCTCTTATCCTTATACTATACATGCatactttttttgatttaaatggaAATTTTCCCATTGAATTTGTAAGTTGGTCCATTAGTACAAAAATTAACTTTATTGAAATCTCCAAAACTCCGCACGTGTATCCCTAATCTTACGCATGAATTAGACATTTGTGACCAAATTAATAATGATAGATAACTTTGTGActaatttgataataaatttaattttatgctaATTGCCCAAATAATACTAGTTGAAGGAGCAAAATGATTTTTAAGTccacatttttctttttcatacttTGAAGAGGACCTGAAATTCACTTGAGTGGAGAGTTGACATTTTTCATAATTATTGTCTTGAATTTCTTTTCACTCTAGAAAATTAAGAATCCTTCAAGTTGAAATTTTGCCAAGATTTTCTTCTTCATATTCCTTTATGGTTACAATTGTTGCAAGCTATTTTGCACAGGAACTTCTCAAGTagtgtattttaaaatttcgtTTGCGTTTTTGGAAACACTAATGAAACTCAGAGACTCTATATCTGTAacttattcttataaaaaatatcatttttttgtttcagaatttctgtttccgtgctacattTGTTACAAGTTGAAATTGCAATTCATCTTTTTGTTATAGTTGCCAGAGTCTCCAAATTTCAGAGTGCATTTGACGCTAAATGTGATTCGTGGAGGAGGGGCGAACAGTCAATTTTATCTACTCGATATAGGAAGCTGTTGGAAAAACAATGGTGATCCTTGTGATGGTGATGTTCTAACAGATGTGACTAGATACAGCGAGATGATAATTAACCCAGCAACTACAAGCTGGTGTCGTCCTGATAATTTGGTTTCCTGCCCGCCTTACCATGTCAGGTCTACTGGTGAAATCATTTATCGAAACGAAACATCTCGCTTTCCGTATGCAGCTTACCATCTCTACTGTAGCCCCGGAAATGCTGAATTTCTGGAGAAACCTTACGATATCTGTGACCCATATAGTAATCCACAAGCACAAGAATTGGTACAGATTTTGCCACATCCTGAATGGGCTTTTCATGGCTATCCTGAAAAGCAAGGAGATGGATGGATTGGTAACTCTAGAACTTGGGAGCTCGATGTTGGTGCGCTCTCTAGTCGTTTGTACTTCTATCAGGTACTTTTTCTTGCTCTAACTATATAGATATGTTGCGCGGAAGTTTCTCGGATTCTATGTTTCGGCATTTTGTTTTTCATTCCTGGAATACTTATGAGATTTGATCTCTAAGCACAAGTCAAGTAGTATATAGATTATGTTTTGCCCAAAACTAATCAAAAGTATGTGCTGAGTAAATGTGTAGCTATGTTGCATGTGAACTTTTCAAGTACTACATTTCAGTGTGCTGAATGTAAGAAATGGAAACGCTTCAAAACTCCGAAACTCTATATTTGAAAAGATATatcatatttttacttttcctTTCCATGTTTTCTGTTACCGTGTCCGTGCCTAAGGTACCAGTATTCATGCATGAATCATGATCAAAAGCATCCAAGTATTGTTGCTGTGACGAAACATTTGTGCAGGATCCAGGAACAAAACCCGCAAAGCGAATATGGACTTCAATTAATGTGGGAACCGAAATCTATGTCAGCCGAGCAGGCGAAACTGCAGAGTGGACAGTAAGCGACTTTGATGTATTGGTTCCAGAAGATGATACAAATGGTACTGGCTACAGCTCTTACTAGATAATTTCTTGCCACTGTAAATTGTAATGCCCATTTTTCATGAGGTAAAAGAATTTCAAGTCACAGCATAACCCAGTATATGTCTGTTTTGGTATAGAATTGCTTTAATCACCCTTGCTTgcatgtcaattttattttttttacaacgGGAAGGAGTTTCGAGTTCAAATATCAAGACATATGGCTGCGAAGATGACTTGTAAGaacataagaagaagaagaaaaaacatatatgtatatttatattctgTTTGTTCGAGGGTATATCATagtatcttttatttagttttcaattaataatatagttttgTAGGTAAAAAtacaatgaaaaaaaatgtttgttaaaaaaaaggccaaatgtcgtaaaaaggccaaacctttcataaaagtttcacaaagtcctgacctttcaattttgtcgattttggccaaaaacaaattatttggtttcaattgtggccaactatcaatttgatttcaatttgcctatgtggcatgccaaatattgaaaggtcaggacttttgtgaaaccaaataattcatttttggccaaaatcgacaaaattgaaaggtcaggacttttgtgaaaccaaataatcagtttttggccaaaatcgataaaattgaaaggtcaggatttttgtgaaatttttgtgaaaggtttggcctttttacaacatttggccaaaaaaaatgaaaaaaatgaaaaacttgTATTGAAAATAGCTGCTGACTGCGGATTCTCAGATGTGATAGTTGAAAGTGATGCTCAGTCAGTCATTCAATTGATCCAGGGAGGTAGTTCGAACCTGTCGCAAATGGATTTGGTTGTTGATGATATTCGTAGCTTGACTCCGTGTTTTCACAGTGTTAGTTTTGTTTTTACTCGTcgcaaaaaaaacaaaaccgcTCATTATTTAGCTAAATGGGCGTTATCTATTACAGATGTTTCAGTGATTATGAAAGATGTTCCTAATCACATTTGGTCTTGTATTACCGAAGATATTTCTTCGGCTTtcgataattaatataatgcCCTTTTGatgatcataaaaaaaaattgtctagTTTCTTTATGTGGACAGTTgtcatataattataaataataaataatatatttaaatataaatacttatgtataaattagtctaatatattaaataacaaTGTACACTTActgattatattattttattatcttttaagttaatattggactaatttaaaattaagaattttaattattttaaagttaaataaatatattaataattattttacagaTATATTAAAATTGAGATATGACGGCCACGTCCTGCTGTTGCATTCTATCGACACATGGTGAAACACATTGCTGGCAATGATAATGTTTTCAACACATGGTTGACACGTGTTGAAAAAGCGGTAGTGCATCGCTACCACGCGCTGAttctgtcaattttttttagaaaaataaaattaataaattaataaaatttatttactaacattatatatttcaaaaatataaatctatatatttatgaaaaatatattctaaatgattatatctattttttgattaattaatcaaattagttatttaaattgataaacattttattaatcaattaaatttgatatttaactTCTAATGATTCTTTTTATCtgaataattttcaattattaaaaatttattattactaATTAGTATAATCTTTTTGTTTAATGCTGACCTATTTAtacattcaaaaataattattttcaaagatATTAATAATCTAAAATTATTTGGTAATTggcaattatcaaatatattatttgataaaaaaaatgagaaattcTCAAATTACTTTGTTAATTATTAATCTATGATTACTTATtagattttagaaaaaattattataattttttttatttactttcaaattaatttatatgacaaaattgaaagacttaattgaattgtatttcTTTCAACAAAGTCCCTCATGATATTAATTTGATCTATTTAATAAAAGTTGGCAAGTCGAAGGagtttttaataaaagaattagttTCGGTATTAATTGACCATGGTGTACAAGTTTAAGGCGCAAATTGATATTTAAGCCTTTAAACATAACAAGAAAtcaaaaatctttaaaaaccctaattaaatAGGAAGAAGcggaagaaaaagaagaaaaaaatggagatTACTACCCTAACAAATCCTTGGAAAATCCAAATGGCTACTCTTTCAGCAGCAGCACTCACACATTTTTCAAACcctaaaatatcaaaatcactGAATACCCTTTTCACTGTCAGATGTTCTTCTTCTCCTCATTTCTCTGATGGTGCTGCCACTGGTaagtaaaataaacaataaaaactttttataattgttCTCATTTTTGGGTGTTATAATTTGCATTACTGTACATTCTTTATCAACATTGCTGCTTTAGTTGCTTAATTGGttttaaaaggtaaaatttaaGTTGTGAACTTTGCTAATTTTTGGGGGATTATTATATGTTTGTTATTTCAGGTTTGGCAGAGAGGCCATGGAAAACATCAGATGCTAGACTGGTTCTTGAAGATGGGTCTATCTGGAAGGCTAAGTCTTTTGGTGCTAGAGGAACCCAAGTTGGTGAAGTTGTTTTTAATACTTCTTTGACTGGGTATGAATTTGAATTTACCTgcaatttcttttgttttctctaTTGTATTGCCAATATTATATAGATAAGGTAGAGGTTGTTTTACTGGGAGCTGATACTTTATTTATCAGTTAGTATGTAGTTAACCCTCTCTGTTAGATAACACTCACCGCAAAGATGATTAATTCTCACCTATATTGGTGGCATATTAACTCAAATTCAAGACTATCCACTTTACGCATGTTTTCAATCCTCGTTTTCCTTAACTCTTCCGCTCAATTCCACTCT
This region of Mercurialis annua linkage group LG1-X, ddMerAnnu1.2, whole genome shotgun sequence genomic DNA includes:
- the LOC126665142 gene encoding uncharacterized protein LOC126665142 codes for the protein MGFERMMMMMMIGLVFYWNLLGCTVSESDKYVSGIGDPEMKNPNVRVAIEAWNFCNEVGFEAPQMGSPRLADCADLSCPSFSDSPSRNFFDNLSKCEVHHKVNDSDNSLGAGDKFPIPDFESYKDPDLFAMEKELYLASLCEVRESPKPWHFWMIMLKNGNFDKNTTLCPENGKKVSKIITSRNFPCFGKGCMNQPLIYHNYSRLVFDGDKSASLTGGYYGTYDLDADLSKGVGKYSYFSVTWRKNLSTRSWIFSHRLTTSAKYPWLMLYLRSDATHGFNGGYHYNGRGVMRKLPESPNFRVHLTLNVIRGGGANSQFYLLDIGSCWKNNGDPCDGDVLTDVTRYSEMIINPATTSWCRPDNLVSCPPYHVRSTGEIIYRNETSRFPYAAYHLYCSPGNAEFLEKPYDICDPYSNPQAQELVQILPHPEWAFHGYPEKQGDGWIGNSRTWELDVGALSSRLYFYQDPGTKPAKRIWTSINVGTEIYVSRAGETAEWTVSDFDVLVPEDDTNGTGYSSY